In Pseudovibrio brasiliensis, the following are encoded in one genomic region:
- a CDS encoding ATP-binding protein: MKFLKYLIPRRLAPQLILLLLAALIFSQIVSFVLLGRERQYALANLARDNALWRTANVVKLLEATPPRLQKQILRTVSNTRTRFSIGDTPVVADTGGDERMEELLANYLKRRLDHNRQTRVAVVYNDRAPPDFKDKFRDNGRPPPPEGRDRSPHDNMQAMHDRRDDFFKKYRWFSLKGVQLFAAIELMNGKWLNIESNFRLPKASIVPIMLPIFIMAALTILIVWVSVYRLTKPLRTLETAANDLGRGADAKPLKEAGPAEVRAVTRSFNQMQERLTRFISDRTRMLAAISHDLRTPITSLRIRAEFIEDDEDRERMIATLDEMQAMVEETLAFTREDSKQEELRSVDLGGLLESIANDQEDMGNHVNVEAQSRVVLKCRPVALKRAFQNLIGNAIRYGEEAEVSFRVDEAHAEVRISDKGPGIPQNRLEDVFEPFVRLEESRNEETGGIGLGLAITRSIIHAQGGTIRLENGEEKGLVAIVRLPL; the protein is encoded by the coding sequence ATGAAATTTTTGAAATACCTTATCCCTCGCCGCCTCGCACCTCAGCTGATCCTGCTGCTGCTGGCTGCACTGATCTTTTCGCAGATTGTCAGCTTTGTGCTGCTTGGCCGGGAGCGTCAGTATGCGCTGGCCAATCTGGCCCGTGACAACGCCCTGTGGCGGACGGCCAATGTGGTCAAGCTGCTGGAGGCGACCCCTCCCCGTTTGCAGAAACAGATTTTGCGCACAGTTTCCAACACCCGGACCCGCTTCAGCATTGGTGATACGCCCGTTGTGGCGGACACCGGCGGTGATGAGCGTATGGAAGAGTTGCTTGCCAACTATCTGAAGCGCCGGCTGGATCACAACAGACAGACCCGCGTTGCAGTAGTCTACAACGACCGTGCGCCACCGGACTTCAAAGACAAGTTTCGTGATAACGGACGTCCACCTCCACCAGAGGGGCGAGACCGGTCACCCCATGACAATATGCAGGCCATGCATGATCGGCGGGATGACTTCTTCAAGAAATATCGCTGGTTCTCGCTTAAGGGCGTACAGCTGTTTGCTGCTATTGAGCTGATGAACGGCAAGTGGCTGAACATTGAGAGCAACTTCCGTCTGCCGAAGGCCTCCATTGTGCCGATTATGCTGCCGATCTTTATTATGGCAGCGCTGACTATTCTGATCGTCTGGGTCTCTGTCTATCGACTGACGAAGCCGCTCAGGACGTTGGAAACCGCGGCCAATGACTTAGGGCGTGGTGCAGATGCGAAACCGCTGAAAGAGGCTGGCCCTGCGGAGGTGCGGGCTGTGACCCGATCCTTCAACCAGATGCAGGAGCGACTGACGCGCTTCATCTCTGACCGCACCCGGATGCTGGCGGCGATCAGTCATGACTTGCGCACACCGATCACCTCTTTGCGGATCCGTGCTGAGTTCATTGAGGATGATGAAGACCGCGAACGCATGATCGCCACGCTGGATGAAATGCAGGCGATGGTGGAAGAAACGCTCGCCTTTACTCGTGAGGATTCCAAGCAGGAAGAACTGCGCTCTGTTGATCTGGGTGGTTTGCTGGAAAGCATCGCCAATGATCAGGAGGACATGGGCAACCACGTGAATGTGGAAGCACAAAGCCGCGTGGTGCTGAAGTGTCGTCCGGTTGCTCTGAAACGTGCGTTCCAGAACCTGATTGGCAATGCGATCCGATATGGCGAGGAAGCAGAGGTGAGCTTCCGCGTTGATGAAGCGCATGCTGAAGTACGGATCTCTGACAAAGGCCCGGGCATTCCGCAGAACCGGCTGGAAGATGTGTTTGAGCCGTTCGTGCGCCTTGAGGAGTCCCGCAATGAGGAAACCGGCGGTATTGGCCTTGGCCTTGCGATCACCCGCAGCATCATCCACGCTCAGGGCGGTACCATTCGTCTTGAAAACGGCGAAGAGAAAGGTCTCGTCGCCATCGTGAGACTGCCCCTTTAA